One Octopus sinensis linkage group LG20, ASM634580v1, whole genome shotgun sequence DNA window includes the following coding sequences:
- the LOC115222624 gene encoding nucleolar complex protein 4 homolog isoform X3 → MMVFYHITKKISPKILNTDENIQELLKSKSSSFENENVRLNFLGHIVNILTSKNQEKCSSDGNIFCCLELIMTEFLKASKSENSNENKAEKRLLNKSLLTFLQKKLTFGLYKRVLVSVTDVISCLEAPLQLSDFLFNSFKMGGSVSLLSLNGIFILMDKHNLNYPDFYKKLYSLLDPAIFHSNTEQTFSAT, encoded by the exons aaaatttCACCTAAAATTCTAAATACAGATGAAAATATTCAAGAGTTGCTAAAATCAAAATCTTCTAGTTTTGAAAATGAGAATGTCAGACTCAATTTTCTTGGTCATATTGTGAATATTTTAACTTCAAAGAATCAAGAG AAATGCTCATCAGATGGTAACATCTTCTGTTGTTTGGAGCTGATTATGACGGAATTCCTCAAAG cttcaaaatctgaaaattcaaatgaaaataagGCAGAAAAAAGGTTACTAAATAAATCCCTGTTAACATTTTTACAGAAGAAA TTAACCTTTGGGTTGTATAAAAGAGTCTTGGTATCTGTCACAGATGTTATCTCCTGTCTTGAAGCACCCTTGCAACTTTcagattttttatttaattcgttTAAGATGG GAGGTTCCGTTAGTTTGCTGTCATTAAATGGAATTTTCATATTGATGGATAAACACAACTT AAATTATCCTGATTTTTATAAAAAACTCTACTCCTTATTGGATCCTGCAATCTTTCATTCAAATACAGAGCAAACTTTTTCAGCAACTTGA